One region of Agrobacterium tumefaciens genomic DNA includes:
- the urtC gene encoding urea ABC transporter permease subunit UrtC: MITGFLLRALDRRISIAIGIILAIAVLVPASNLLLPADSAFRIPTYIMSMLGKYLAYALLALALDLVWGYCGILSLGHAAFFALGGYAMGMYLMRQIGTRGVYGHPVLPDFMVFLNWKELPWFWHGFDMFWFAALMVLVVPGLLAFVFGWFAFRSRVNGVYLSIITQAMTYALLLAFFRNDMGFGGNNGLTDFKDILGFSVQADGTRAVLFAMTAVMLALSLLIASGIVNSKFGKVLVGVRDAERRVRFLGFRVENIKLFTFVVSAMMAGIAGALFVPQVGIINPGEFSPANSIEVVVWTAVGGRGTLIGPIIGALLVNGGKSYFTGAFPEFWLFALGGLFIAVTLFFPKGIVGTVQHYLVGLREKRVARAASAAGQPGNDSAATAAQQAAE; the protein is encoded by the coding sequence ATGATTACCGGCTTCCTCCTGCGCGCGCTCGATCGGCGCATTTCCATCGCCATCGGCATCATCCTGGCCATCGCCGTGCTGGTGCCCGCCTCCAATCTGCTGTTGCCGGCTGACAGCGCGTTCCGCATCCCGACCTACATCATGTCGATGCTCGGCAAATATCTGGCCTATGCGCTGCTGGCGCTGGCGCTTGATCTGGTTTGGGGATATTGCGGCATTCTCTCGCTCGGCCACGCCGCCTTCTTCGCGCTCGGCGGTTATGCCATGGGCATGTATCTGATGCGGCAGATCGGCACGCGCGGTGTTTACGGCCATCCCGTGCTGCCTGACTTCATGGTGTTCCTCAACTGGAAGGAACTGCCGTGGTTCTGGCATGGCTTCGACATGTTCTGGTTTGCAGCACTGATGGTGCTGGTGGTGCCCGGCCTGCTCGCCTTCGTGTTCGGCTGGTTCGCCTTCCGCTCGCGCGTCAACGGCGTTTACCTCTCCATCATCACGCAGGCCATGACCTACGCCCTGCTGCTTGCCTTCTTCCGCAATGACATGGGTTTTGGCGGCAACAATGGTCTCACCGATTTCAAGGATATTCTCGGCTTTTCCGTGCAGGCGGATGGCACCCGTGCCGTGCTGTTTGCGATGACGGCCGTGATGCTGGCGCTTTCGCTGCTGATTGCATCCGGCATCGTCAATTCCAAATTCGGCAAGGTGCTGGTGGGCGTGCGCGATGCCGAACGCCGGGTGCGCTTCCTCGGTTTCCGGGTGGAAAACATCAAGCTCTTTACCTTCGTCGTCTCGGCCATGATGGCGGGCATTGCCGGTGCGCTGTTCGTGCCGCAGGTGGGCATCATCAATCCCGGCGAATTCTCCCCCGCCAACTCCATCGAGGTGGTGGTTTGGACCGCAGTCGGCGGGCGCGGCACGCTGATCGGGCCGATCATCGGCGCGCTGCTGGTCAATGGCGGCAAGAGCTATTTCACCGGCGCTTTCCCCGAATTCTGGCTGTTTGCACTGGGTGGGCTGTTCATCGCGGTGACGCTGTTCTTCCCCAAGGGCATCGTCGGCACCGTGCAGCATTATCTGGTCGGGCTGCGCGAAAAGCGTGTTGCGCGGGCGGCAAGTGCGGCCGGACAACCGGGCAATGACAGTGCTGCAACAGCGGCGCAACAGGCGGCGGAGTGA
- the urtB gene encoding urea ABC transporter permease subunit UrtB — protein sequence MTIRSFLGAIFLWLTLGIAAQSLAQSDPKALIDQLGTADFKQAETLIGQIAATGDARVVLALEAFASGDLYVRKADNLVFMTKPSGSNFTLIDPLTGESAGEAPKAAVTKIRVNNNLRRVIRAAMGGLTLLSPERSVRLSAADAVLKAPSAENLELLEAAISKETDKEVRTRMEEARAVSLLSSDRPLEVKKEAIATIKALGGRDAISILMAATPTVDPSLKPDVDEAISSIESSLAFWDYAQNVWYGLSLGSVLLLAAIGLAITFGVMGIINMAHGEMVMIGAYSTFMVQELIRSHFPGLFDWSLAIALPAAFLVTACVGLIMERGVIRYLYGRPLETLLATWGISLILQQGVRSIFGPTNREVGSPSWMSGSFSVGYLNFTWNRVWIVCFSLSVFFALLVLLKRSAFGLQMRAVTQNRRMASSMGIRTPWVDAFTFALGSGVAGLAGVALSQIDNVSPNLGQSYIIDSFMVVVFGGVGNLWGTLVGALSLGVLNKFLEPTVGAVLGKILVLVLIILFIQKRPRGLFALKGRAIEA from the coding sequence ATGACGATCCGATCTTTTCTCGGAGCCATCTTCCTCTGGCTCACCCTGGGGATCGCCGCCCAGTCCCTCGCGCAGAGCGATCCGAAGGCGCTGATCGACCAGCTCGGCACGGCTGACTTCAAGCAGGCCGAAACATTGATCGGCCAGATTGCTGCCACCGGCGACGCGCGGGTGGTGCTGGCGCTTGAGGCTTTTGCATCAGGCGATCTTTACGTGCGCAAGGCCGACAATCTGGTGTTCATGACCAAGCCGTCGGGTTCCAATTTCACACTCATCGATCCGCTGACCGGCGAAAGTGCTGGCGAAGCGCCGAAGGCGGCGGTTACCAAGATCAGGGTCAACAACAATCTGCGTCGCGTCATCCGCGCCGCGATGGGCGGCCTGACGTTGCTCAGTCCGGAACGCTCGGTACGGCTTTCCGCCGCCGATGCGGTTCTGAAAGCCCCCAGTGCCGAAAATCTGGAATTGCTGGAAGCGGCCATATCCAAGGAAACCGACAAAGAGGTGCGGACGCGGATGGAGGAGGCGCGGGCTGTCTCGCTGCTTTCCTCCGACCGCCCCCTTGAGGTGAAGAAAGAAGCGATCGCCACCATCAAGGCGCTTGGCGGGCGCGATGCGATCAGCATTCTGATGGCGGCGACGCCCACGGTTGATCCGAGCCTGAAGCCGGATGTGGACGAGGCGATTTCCAGCATCGAGAGTTCCCTTGCCTTCTGGGATTACGCACAGAATGTCTGGTACGGCCTGTCGCTCGGCTCGGTGCTGCTGCTGGCCGCCATCGGTCTTGCCATCACCTTCGGCGTCATGGGCATCATCAATATGGCGCATGGCGAGATGGTGATGATCGGCGCCTATTCCACCTTCATGGTGCAGGAGTTGATCCGCAGCCATTTCCCCGGCCTGTTCGACTGGTCACTGGCGATTGCCCTGCCGGCCGCCTTTCTGGTCACAGCCTGCGTCGGCCTCATCATGGAGCGCGGCGTCATCCGCTATCTCTACGGGCGACCGCTGGAAACGCTGCTCGCCACCTGGGGTATCTCGCTGATCCTGCAACAGGGCGTGCGTTCCATCTTCGGCCCGACCAACCGTGAGGTCGGCAGCCCGAGCTGGATGTCCGGCTCGTTCAGCGTTGGTTACCTCAACTTCACCTGGAACCGCGTGTGGATCGTCTGCTTCTCGCTTTCCGTCTTCTTCGCGCTGCTGGTGCTTTTGAAGCGCTCCGCCTTCGGCTTGCAGATGCGCGCTGTGACCCAGAACCGCCGCATGGCCTCTTCCATGGGCATCCGCACGCCCTGGGTGGATGCCTTCACCTTCGCGCTCGGTTCCGGCGTTGCCGGCCTTGCCGGGGTAGCGCTGTCGCAGATCGACAATGTCTCGCCCAATCTCGGCCAGAGCTACATCATCGACAGTTTCATGGTGGTGGTGTTCGGCGGGGTCGGCAATCTCTGGGGAACGCTCGTGGGTGCGCTGTCGCTCGGCGTGCTCAACAAGTTCCTTGAGCCGACGGTGGGCGCCGTGCTCGGCAAGATCCTCGTGCTCGTTCTCATCATCCTGTTCATCCAGAAGCGGCCGCGTGGTCTCTTCGCACTCAAGGGAAGGGCGATCGAAGCATGA
- the urtA gene encoding urea ABC transporter substrate-binding protein, translating into MTFRKTLSAALLGAIMSTTAFHGAFAADDTIKVGVLHSLSGTMAISETTLKDAMLMLIDEQNKKGGVLGKKLEAVVVDPASDWPLFAEKARQLISQDKVAAVFGCWTSSSRKSVLPVFEELNSLLFYPVQYEGEESSRNIVYTGAAPNQQAIPAVDYLAKTEGVERWVLAGTDYVYPQTTNKILKAYLMSKGVKEDDIMINYTPFGQSDWQTIVSDIKKFGSAGKKTAVVSTINGDANVPFYKELANQGIKAEDIPVVAFSVGEEELAGLDTAPLVGHLAAWNYFQSVDTEVNAEFIKTWHAFTKNDKRVTNDPMEAAYIGFNAWVKAVETAGTTDTDAVLDSIIGVSVPNLSGGYSTVMPNHHITKPVLIGEIQADGQFEIVQQTPQVVGDEWSDYLPDSKDLISDWRKPMSCGNFNVATGKCGGKGS; encoded by the coding sequence ATGACATTCCGCAAGACGCTTAGCGCCGCGCTGCTCGGCGCAATCATGTCCACCACCGCCTTCCATGGCGCATTTGCCGCCGACGATACGATCAAGGTAGGCGTGCTGCATTCTCTTTCCGGCACCATGGCGATTTCAGAGACGACGCTGAAGGACGCCATGCTGATGCTCATCGACGAGCAGAACAAGAAGGGCGGCGTTCTCGGCAAGAAGCTCGAAGCCGTCGTGGTCGACCCGGCCTCCGACTGGCCGCTGTTTGCCGAAAAGGCCCGCCAGCTGATTTCGCAGGACAAGGTCGCCGCCGTTTTCGGTTGCTGGACATCTTCGTCGCGCAAATCCGTGCTGCCGGTTTTCGAAGAGCTGAATTCCCTGCTGTTCTACCCGGTGCAGTATGAGGGTGAAGAATCCTCCCGCAACATCGTCTACACGGGTGCAGCGCCTAACCAGCAGGCCATTCCGGCCGTCGATTATCTCGCCAAGACCGAAGGCGTCGAGCGCTGGGTTCTGGCCGGTACCGACTATGTCTACCCGCAGACCACAAACAAGATCCTGAAGGCCTACCTGATGTCGAAGGGCGTCAAGGAAGACGACATCATGATCAACTACACCCCGTTCGGCCAGTCCGACTGGCAGACGATCGTGTCCGACATCAAGAAGTTCGGCTCGGCCGGCAAGAAGACCGCCGTTGTCTCCACCATCAATGGTGACGCCAACGTGCCCTTCTACAAGGAGCTGGCGAACCAGGGTATCAAGGCCGAGGACATTCCGGTCGTCGCCTTCTCGGTCGGTGAAGAAGAGCTTGCCGGTCTCGATACCGCGCCGCTGGTCGGCCACCTTGCCGCCTGGAACTACTTCCAGTCTGTCGATACCGAGGTCAACGCCGAATTCATCAAAACCTGGCATGCGTTTACCAAGAACGACAAGCGCGTGACGAACGACCCGATGGAAGCCGCCTATATCGGTTTCAACGCCTGGGTTAAGGCCGTCGAAACCGCAGGTACGACCGATACGGACGCAGTTCTTGACAGCATCATCGGCGTTTCCGTGCCGAACCTTTCTGGCGGTTACTCCACCGTCATGCCGAACCATCACATCACCAAGCCGGTGCTGATCGGTGAAATCCAGGCCGATGGGCAGTTCGAAATCGTGCAGCAGACGCCACAGGTCGTGGGTGACGAATGGTCGGATTATCTCCCTGACTCGAAGGATCTGATTTCGGATTGGCGCAAGCCGATGTCCTGCGGCAACTTCAACGTCGCCACGGGCAAGTGCGGCGGCAAGGGTAGCTGA
- a CDS encoding DUF2735 domain-containing protein, whose amino-acid sequence MFDMATGFHRETATIFQFPVGGRAGLSKFRNIGLSDLEREARQPHVDFGSWYHDDAIRDEERDDKPHA is encoded by the coding sequence ATGTTCGATATGGCAACTGGCTTTCATCGTGAAACGGCAACGATCTTTCAATTTCCGGTCGGCGGACGCGCGGGGCTCTCAAAGTTCCGTAACATCGGGCTGAGCGATCTGGAGCGCGAGGCACGTCAGCCGCATGTCGATTTCGGCTCCTGGTATCATGACGATGCGATCCGCGACGAAGAGCGGGACGACAAGCCGCACGCCTGA
- a CDS encoding glutamine synthetase beta-grasp domain-containing protein, with amino-acid sequence MTKFKLEYIWLDGYKPVPNLRGKTQVKEFDEFPTLEQLPLWGFDGSSTQQAEGHSSDCVLKPVAIYPDPARTNGVLVMCEVMMPDGVTPHASNSRATILDDEDAWFGFEQEYFFYQDGRPLGFPEQGYPAPQGPYYTGVGFKNVGSVAREIVEEHLDLCLEAGINHEGINAEVAKGQWEFQVFGKGSKRAADQIWIARYLLLRLCEQYGIDVEFHCKPLGDTDWNGSGMHCNFSTKFMREVGGKEYFEALMAAFAKNWQEHIDVYGPDNHLRLTGKHETAPWNKFSYGVADRGASIRVPHSFVNNGYRGYLEDRRPNSQGCPYQIASVVLKTIAEVPLAKSAAA; translated from the coding sequence ATGACTAAGTTCAAACTCGAGTACATCTGGCTTGACGGTTATAAGCCGGTCCCCAACCTGCGCGGCAAGACACAGGTCAAGGAATTCGATGAATTCCCGACGCTCGAGCAGCTGCCGCTTTGGGGTTTTGATGGCTCGTCCACGCAGCAGGCCGAAGGCCACTCTTCGGATTGCGTGCTGAAGCCTGTCGCGATTTACCCCGATCCGGCCCGCACCAACGGCGTACTGGTCATGTGCGAAGTCATGATGCCTGACGGCGTCACCCCGCATGCATCGAACAGCCGCGCGACCATCCTCGACGACGAGGACGCATGGTTCGGCTTCGAACAGGAATATTTCTTCTACCAGGACGGCCGCCCGCTCGGCTTCCCCGAGCAGGGTTACCCGGCTCCGCAGGGTCCGTATTACACCGGCGTCGGCTTCAAGAACGTCGGCTCGGTTGCCCGCGAAATCGTTGAAGAACATCTCGACCTCTGCCTCGAAGCCGGCATCAACCACGAAGGCATCAATGCCGAAGTGGCCAAGGGCCAGTGGGAATTCCAGGTATTCGGCAAGGGCTCCAAGCGCGCCGCTGACCAGATCTGGATCGCCCGTTACCTGCTGCTGCGTCTTTGCGAACAGTACGGCATCGACGTCGAATTCCATTGCAAGCCGCTCGGCGATACCGACTGGAACGGTTCGGGCATGCATTGCAACTTCTCCACCAAGTTCATGCGTGAAGTTGGCGGCAAAGAGTATTTCGAAGCCCTCATGGCCGCTTTCGCCAAGAACTGGCAGGAGCACATCGACGTTTACGGTCCGGACAACCACCTGCGCCTGACCGGCAAGCACGAAACCGCTCCGTGGAACAAGTTCTCCTACGGCGTTGCCGACCGTGGCGCCTCGATCCGCGTTCCGCACTCCTTCGTCAACAACGGTTACCGTGGTTACCTCGAAGACCGTCGTCCGAACTCGCAGGGCTGCCCTTACCAGATCGCTTCCGTCGTTCTGAAGACGATTGCAGAAGTGCCGCTCGCAAAGTCGGCTGCTGCCTGA
- a CDS encoding SDR family oxidoreductase → MGILKKFSLENRIAIITGSGRGLGFEIARAFAEAGAHVWLTGRNAEALEQAAGTLRQAGGKADYAAFDIADTAAGTALVHRIMDEFGHLDILVNNVGARDRRPLSEFSDEDVLELIRTDLTSSVSLSRDAAQAMNTNGYGRIITITSILGHIVRPGDAIYPVAKQGLTGLMRAIAVEYGARGITSNAIAPGMFATETNAALAENPDMVAFAKLRVPLERWGRPDEIAGAALFLASDASSFVNGHVLTVDGGMSVRL, encoded by the coding sequence ATGGGCATTCTCAAAAAATTCTCTCTCGAAAATCGCATCGCCATCATCACCGGCAGCGGCCGCGGTCTCGGTTTCGAAATCGCCAGGGCCTTTGCCGAGGCTGGCGCCCATGTGTGGCTGACCGGCCGTAACGCCGAGGCGCTGGAACAGGCAGCAGGCACACTTCGGCAAGCCGGCGGAAAAGCCGATTATGCCGCTTTCGACATTGCCGATACCGCCGCCGGAACTGCCCTCGTCCACCGCATCATGGACGAATTCGGCCATCTCGATATCCTCGTTAACAATGTTGGCGCACGCGACCGCCGCCCGCTTTCCGAATTCAGCGACGAGGACGTGCTGGAGCTTATCCGCACCGACCTCACCTCCTCCGTCTCGCTGTCGCGAGACGCCGCGCAAGCCATGAACACCAACGGTTACGGCCGCATCATCACCATCACCTCCATTCTCGGCCACATCGTCAGGCCGGGCGATGCGATCTATCCCGTTGCCAAGCAGGGGCTAACCGGGCTGATGCGCGCAATAGCTGTCGAATATGGTGCGCGCGGCATCACCAGCAACGCCATTGCACCCGGCATGTTCGCCACGGAAACCAATGCGGCCCTTGCCGAAAACCCTGACATGGTCGCCTTTGCCAAGCTGCGCGTGCCGCTTGAACGCTGGGGCAGGCCGGATGAAATCGCCGGTGCAGCCCTGTTTCTGGCCAGCGACGCCTCCTCCTTCGTCAACGGCCATGTGCTGACGGTGGATGGCGGCATGTCGGTGCGGCTGTGA
- a CDS encoding hybrid sensor histidine kinase/response regulator, whose translation MAARQRIIPVRREYNRWVANQTLEDYALRFTAKSARQFSSNRISHTAIGAISFLALEAIGGAITLSYGTTNAFYAIIVAAIAMLAVGLPISRYAIRHGVDIDLLTRGASFGYIGSTITSLIYAAFTFMLFAIEASIMSGALELALGIPLWIGYIISAVMVIPLVTHGVRLISRFQIITQPFWIVLNVLPFIFIALMDWEKYDLWRAFSGIHHASGPPGTVAHFNLVEFGAASAVILALMSQIGEQVDFLRFLPAEGQSRLRHRIAVFLAGAGWVVVGVPKLLAGSFLVVLTFSSGVSVDRAADPAQMYLTAFGYMIPNHTAAMLLMVAFVVVSQLKINVMNAYAGSLAWSNFFSRLTHSHPGRVVWLVFNVVIALLLMELGIYRLLEETLGIFSIVAMAWLCTISADLFINKPLGLAPPGIEFKRAHLYDINPVGVGSMALSATIALMAHFGTFGALAASLAPYLTLIVAFIASPLIAWGTKGKFYLARKPRQKWRELSAITCSICEHPFEPEDMAWCPAYAAPICSLCCSLDSRCHDMCKPKAKLNYQVATVAKSFLPHQLVAKLATRLGRYGMAAAIAVTAIGGILALIAHQVGTASPATADVVNRTILIVFFVFAVIAGIVCWFLVLAHDSRVVAEEESSRQNTLLLKEIAAHKKTDAALQDAKETAEAANRAKSRYVVGLSHELRTPLNAVLGYAQILERDESIPAPRQSAIKVIRRSADHLSGLIDGLLDISKIEAGRLQVYSNEINIQDFLDQIVDMFRPQAQAKGLEFRHERAHSLPQYVRTDEKRLRQILVNLLSNAIKFTDEGSVTFDVAYRSQVASFTVSDTGRGIAEKDLARIYEPFQRGEAESVRPMPGLGLGLTITRLLTNTLGGEISVSSEKDNGSTFRVRLMLSAVHRPSTAPAPEKTIRSYSGPRRTIVVVDDNEDHRELMRQVLSPLDFVVLTAQSGPECLTLIEGVQPDLFLIDISMPGMSGWQLVTKLREAGQTAPLIMLSANIGDGTVAGAGEDNHNDAIAKPVDIRHLCDRLAVHLGLKWIYDTDLPPAPIPQPPAQIVHPGAIHIKDLQRLGEIGYIRGIEAKLADLARNTNNLPFTQELGTYVQAFDLAGYAHFLKRFEESDRGDGKA comes from the coding sequence ATGGCCGCACGGCAACGCATCATCCCCGTCAGGCGCGAATATAACCGCTGGGTCGCCAACCAGACGCTGGAAGATTATGCGCTGCGCTTCACCGCCAAAAGCGCCCGGCAATTTTCGTCCAACCGCATCTCCCACACCGCCATCGGCGCTATTTCCTTTCTGGCGCTGGAAGCGATCGGCGGCGCGATCACGCTGTCATACGGCACCACCAACGCCTTTTACGCCATCATCGTCGCGGCCATTGCCATGCTTGCCGTCGGCCTGCCGATCAGCCGTTACGCCATCCGTCACGGCGTCGATATCGATCTCCTGACACGCGGCGCGAGCTTCGGTTACATCGGCTCCACCATCACCTCGCTGATCTACGCCGCCTTCACCTTCATGCTCTTCGCCATCGAGGCGTCGATCATGTCCGGCGCGCTGGAGCTGGCGCTCGGCATTCCGCTGTGGATCGGCTACATCATCTCCGCCGTCATGGTCATTCCGCTCGTCACCCACGGCGTGCGCCTCATCAGCCGTTTCCAGATCATCACCCAGCCCTTCTGGATCGTGCTGAACGTATTGCCCTTCATCTTCATCGCTTTGATGGACTGGGAAAAATACGACCTGTGGCGGGCGTTTTCCGGCATTCATCACGCCTCCGGTCCGCCGGGCACCGTGGCCCATTTCAATCTGGTGGAATTCGGCGCGGCGTCTGCCGTCATCCTCGCGCTGATGTCGCAGATCGGCGAACAGGTGGATTTCCTGCGCTTCCTGCCCGCTGAGGGCCAGAGCCGCCTGCGCCATCGCATCGCGGTCTTTCTGGCCGGTGCTGGCTGGGTCGTCGTGGGCGTGCCGAAGCTGCTGGCCGGTTCCTTCCTCGTGGTCTTGACCTTCAGTTCCGGCGTCTCGGTGGACCGCGCCGCCGATCCGGCCCAGATGTACCTGACCGCCTTCGGCTACATGATCCCCAACCATACGGCGGCCATGCTGCTGATGGTCGCCTTCGTGGTGGTCTCGCAGCTGAAGATCAACGTCATGAACGCCTATGCGGGCTCGCTCGCCTGGTCCAACTTCTTTTCCCGCCTCACCCACAGCCATCCCGGCCGCGTGGTCTGGCTGGTCTTCAACGTGGTGATCGCGCTGCTGTTGATGGAACTCGGCATCTATCGCCTGCTGGAAGAAACGCTCGGCATTTTTTCCATCGTCGCCATGGCCTGGCTCTGCACCATCTCGGCCGACCTGTTCATCAACAAGCCGCTCGGCCTTGCCCCACCGGGCATCGAGTTCAAGCGCGCCCATCTCTACGATATCAATCCCGTCGGCGTCGGCTCCATGGCGCTTTCGGCCACCATTGCGCTGATGGCGCATTTCGGCACCTTCGGCGCACTCGCTGCCTCGCTTGCGCCCTATCTCACCCTCATCGTCGCCTTCATCGCCTCGCCGCTGATCGCCTGGGGCACGAAGGGCAAATTCTATCTGGCCCGCAAGCCGCGCCAGAAATGGCGCGAGCTGAGCGCCATCACCTGCTCCATCTGCGAACACCCGTTCGAGCCGGAAGACATGGCATGGTGTCCGGCCTATGCGGCGCCGATCTGTTCGCTCTGCTGCTCGCTGGACAGCCGCTGCCATGACATGTGCAAGCCGAAGGCCAAGCTCAACTATCAGGTAGCGACGGTCGCAAAATCTTTCCTGCCCCACCAACTGGTGGCAAAACTCGCCACACGGCTCGGACGTTATGGCATGGCGGCGGCCATCGCCGTCACCGCCATTGGCGGCATATTGGCGCTCATCGCCCATCAGGTCGGCACCGCCTCGCCGGCAACGGCTGACGTGGTCAACCGCACCATCCTCATCGTGTTTTTCGTCTTTGCCGTCATTGCCGGCATCGTCTGCTGGTTTCTGGTTCTTGCCCATGACAGCCGGGTGGTCGCGGAAGAGGAATCCTCACGCCAGAACACGCTGCTGTTGAAGGAAATCGCCGCCCACAAGAAGACCGACGCCGCCCTTCAGGACGCCAAGGAAACGGCTGAGGCCGCCAACCGCGCCAAGAGCCGCTACGTGGTCGGCCTCAGCCACGAATTGCGCACGCCGCTCAACGCTGTTTTAGGCTACGCCCAGATCCTCGAACGCGATGAGTCCATTCCCGCGCCGCGGCAATCGGCAATCAAGGTCATTCGCCGTTCCGCCGACCATCTCTCCGGCCTGATCGACGGGCTTCTGGATATTTCCAAGATAGAGGCTGGCCGCCTGCAGGTCTATTCCAACGAGATCAATATTCAGGATTTCCTCGACCAGATCGTCGATATGTTCCGCCCGCAGGCGCAGGCCAAGGGTCTGGAATTCCGGCATGAACGCGCCCATTCCCTGCCGCAATATGTCCGCACGGATGAAAAGCGTCTGCGCCAGATCCTCGTCAACCTGCTCTCCAACGCCATCAAGTTCACCGACGAGGGCAGCGTCACCTTCGATGTCGCCTATCGCAGCCAGGTGGCGAGCTTCACGGTGTCGGATACCGGGCGCGGCATTGCCGAAAAAGACCTCGCCCGCATCTACGAGCCTTTCCAGCGCGGCGAGGCCGAAAGCGTGCGCCCCATGCCGGGCCTTGGCCTCGGCCTCACCATCACGAGGCTTCTGACCAACACGCTGGGCGGCGAGATTTCCGTCTCCAGCGAAAAGGACAACGGCTCCACCTTCCGCGTCCGTCTCATGCTGTCGGCCGTGCACCGGCCAAGTACCGCCCCTGCGCCGGAAAAAACCATTCGCTCCTATTCCGGCCCACGCCGCACCATCGTGGTGGTTGATGATAACGAGGATCACCGCGAGCTGATGCGGCAGGTGCTTTCGCCGCTCGATTTCGTGGTGCTGACCGCCCAGAGCGGACCGGAATGCCTGACACTCATCGAAGGCGTGCAGCCCGACCTCTTTCTCATCGATATCTCCATGCCCGGCATGTCCGGCTGGCAGCTTGTGACAAAGTTGCGTGAAGCAGGCCAGACGGCTCCGCTCATCATGCTCTCGGCCAATATCGGTGACGGCACCGTAGCGGGTGCCGGAGAAGACAATCACAACGACGCCATCGCCAAGCCGGTCGATATCCGCCACCTGTGCGACAGGCTTGCGGTGCATCTCGGCCTGAAATGGATTTACGATACCGACCTTCCCCCGGCACCCATCCCCCAGCCGCCGGCGCAGATCGTTCATCCCGGCGCAATTCATATCAAGGATTTGCAGAGGCTCGGCGAAATAGGCTACATACGCGGCATAGAGGCAAAACTCGCAGATCTCGCCCGCAACACCAACAACCTGCCCTTCACGCAAGAGCTTGGCACCTATGTGCAGGCCTTCGATCTGGCCGGTTACGCCCATTTTCTAAAGCGGTTTGAAGAGAGCGACAGGGGAGACGGCAAGGCATGA
- a CDS encoding response regulator — protein MSGQGAALPRDIVLLVDDSPEALGFLTDALEQSGFSALIATSGQAALNIAERITPDIILLDAVMPAMDGFETCRRLKANAAVAQVPVIFMTGLTETEHVVRALESGGVDYLTKPINIDELRARIRVHLSNARSAQSARVALDAAGRHLLAVRANGAIHWSTPQATRLVNAATGRDDGLEIVVAHISGWLADRTTVDSARDAPLTITEAGRPALQLSFLGAMGPDEYLFRLTAANEKSDDHLLKDHFALTTRESEVLLWIAKGKSNRDIGDILGLSARTVNKHLEQIYVKLGVENRASAAVKAAHILHQG, from the coding sequence ATGAGCGGGCAAGGCGCAGCACTGCCGAGAGACATTGTATTGCTGGTGGATGACAGCCCGGAAGCGCTGGGGTTCCTCACCGATGCGCTGGAACAGTCAGGCTTTTCGGCGCTGATCGCCACATCCGGTCAGGCCGCGCTCAACATTGCCGAACGCATCACGCCCGATATCATCCTGCTCGATGCGGTCATGCCGGCCATGGACGGTTTCGAAACCTGCCGCCGCCTGAAGGCCAACGCCGCCGTGGCCCAGGTGCCTGTCATCTTCATGACCGGGCTGACGGAGACCGAACATGTGGTGCGGGCGCTCGAATCCGGCGGTGTCGACTATCTGACCAAGCCGATCAACATCGATGAGCTGCGCGCCCGTATCCGTGTGCATCTCTCCAATGCCCGCTCGGCGCAGAGCGCCCGCGTGGCGCTTGATGCCGCCGGACGCCACCTGCTTGCCGTGCGCGCCAACGGCGCGATCCACTGGTCCACACCACAGGCAACCCGGCTGGTCAACGCCGCCACCGGCCGTGATGATGGGCTGGAGATTGTCGTTGCACATATTTCCGGCTGGCTGGCCGACAGGACAACGGTGGATTCCGCCCGCGATGCACCGCTGACGATCACCGAGGCCGGGCGGCCCGCTTTGCAGCTCTCCTTCCTCGGCGCAATGGGACCGGACGAATATCTCTTCCGTCTGACAGCCGCCAACGAGAAATCCGACGACCACCTGCTGAAGGACCACTTTGCCCTGACAACGCGCGAATCGGAAGTTCTGCTCTGGATTGCCAAAGGCAAATCCAACCGCGATATCGGCGATATTCTCGGCCTTTCCGCCAGAACCGTAAACAAACATCTGGAACAGATCTACGTCAAACTCGGTGTCGAAAACCGCGCCTCCGCCGCCGTCAAGGCCGCGCATATTTTGCATCAGGGGTGA